CAGTATTTTCAGGATAATATATTTTAGGCTCAAAGGAATTTTTTATTATCCTCCTCCCCTCTTCAATGTCTTTTACTATTCCTCTTGATATGGCTTGGATTATGATATTGCCCATAGCTGTTGCCTCTATAGGTCCTGTTACAACGGGCACTCCTAAAACATTTGCAGTAAATTGAGAGAGAAGACTGTTCTGAGACCCTCCTCCTACAATATGTAGCATTCTAATCTTCTTCTTAAGTATTTTTTCCATGCTCTCGAAAACCTCTTTATATCTAAAGGCTAAGCTTTCAATAATGCATCTTGCTATCTCTCCAATAGTTTCTGGCACTTTTTGATTAGTTTTTCTACAATAATCCTGAATAGCTAAAACCATATTAGGAGGATTTAAGAAGGAGACATCATCAGGATTAATAAAACATTGGAAAGGTTTTGATTCTTCTGCTAATTTTGTTATTTCTGAATAAGAAAGTTCTATTTCTTCCCTCATCCATACTCTTCTTGCGCTCTGTAAAAGCCAAAGCCCCATGATGTTTTTCAAAAACCTAAAGGTTTTATTTACTCCTCCCTCATTTGTAAAATTTGCTGTTAATGATTCTTCATTTATTATAGGTTCTTTTAGTTCTACCCCCATGAGGGACCATGTGCCAGAACTAATGTATGCCCAATCTTTACCTTCCGCAGGTACACCTGCAACTGCACATCCTGTATCATGTTCACAAGGGGCAATAACAGAGACATTTTTAAGCCCTAATTCC
The Dictyoglomus sp. NZ13-RE01 genome window above contains:
- a CDS encoding rhamnulokinase, with translation MEPKKFLAFDLGAESGRALVGILKENKLEVEEVHRFINRPVEILGRLYWNVPQIFQEIKEGINKAFLKHPDIESIGIDTWGVDFGLITKEGYLAGLPVCYRDHRTDGILEKAFQVMPKEKIYSLTGIQIMQINTLFQLYSMVLENSSLFKSAYKLLFMPDLFNFMLTGEIKTEFSIASTSQLYNPIKDNWEEELFESFGIPINIMPEILPPGSYIGELSEGIKRELGLKNVSVIAPCEHDTGCAVAGVPAEGKDWAYISSGTWSLMGVELKEPIINEESLTANFTNEGGVNKTFRFLKNIMGLWLLQSARRVWMREEIELSYSEITKLAEESKPFQCFINPDDVSFLNPPNMVLAIQDYCRKTNQKVPETIGEIARCIIESLAFRYKEVFESMEKILKKKIRMLHIVGGGSQNSLLSQFTANVLGVPVVTGPIEATAMGNIIIQAISRGIVKDIEEGRRIIKNSFEPKIYYPENTETWEKEYKRYKEILL